From a single Nicotiana tomentosiformis chromosome 2, ASM39032v3, whole genome shotgun sequence genomic region:
- the LOC138905564 gene encoding uncharacterized protein produces MESQRALAKRKEKGVKRKTPHKYKLLMNFIIWNSKGANSAKFRRHCSSMVKLHNLAVLLLLETHMADYKHLANELHFSDQFQSPTNGQSGNIVAMWKDELIKLEEISTSPQGIHVMVKVHSPPNFFFFSTIYASNTLSDGIKLWDHLVDIAFVFKGGWLVGGDFNEVLKAKDKFGGNSISAIRANHFWNCINKCNLVYLRFKGSKYTWSNKR; encoded by the coding sequence ATGGAGAGCCAGAGAGCACTGGCCAAAAGGAAGGAGAAGGGTGTCAAGAGGAAGACACCACACAAATATAAGCTTTTAATGAATTTCATCATATGGAATTCCAAGGGTGCCAATAGTGCCAAGTTTAGGAGACATTGCTCCTCCATGGTCAAACTCCACAATCTCGCAGTTCTACTCCTTCTTGAGACTCATATGGCTGACTACAAACACCTTGCCAATGAGCTACATTTTAGTGATCAGTTCCAATCCCCTACTAATGGCCAATCTGGTAATATAGTGGCCATgtggaaggatgaacttatcaagcTTGAAGAGATCTCCACATCCCCTCAGGGTATCCATGTCATGGTCAAGGTACATTCCCCTCCcaactttttcttttttagtaCAATATATGCTAGCAATACCCTTAGTGATGGGATTAAACTCTGGGATCACTTGGTAGATATAGCATTTGTTTTTAAGGGCGGCTGGCTAGTAGGGGGTGACTTCAATGAAGTCCTAAAAGCCAAGGATAAATTTGGTGGTAATAGCATTAGTGCTATTAGAGCAAACCACTTTTGGAACTGTATCAATAAGTGTAATTTGGTTTACCTAAGATTCAAAGGCAGTAAATACACTTGGAGTAATAAAAGATAA